A window from Corvus cornix cornix isolate S_Up_H32 chromosome 8, ASM73873v5, whole genome shotgun sequence encodes these proteins:
- the STXBP3 gene encoding syntaxin-binding protein 3 isoform X4: MEVVENVYKDREPVPHMKAIYLITPTKKSVDGLIDDFISKSSSRYKAAYVYFTDFCSDSLFNKIKSSCAKSIKRCKEINISFFPYESQVFTLNIPDAFYRCYSPTLEKTKDKDAVLQVMAEQIVTLCATLDENPGVRYRSGLSDRASKLAQLVEKALENYYRTDEKSQIKAKTHSQLIIIDRGFDPVSTVLHELTFQAMAYDLLPIENDTYKYKTEGSGGKEKEAILEEDDDLWVKMRHKHIADVIEEIPKLLKEASSKTKAAEGKLSISALSQLMKKMPLYRKEISKQVVHLNIAEDCMSKFKSNIERLCKTEQDLALGTDAEGQKVKDSMRVLLPVLLNKSHDSHDKIRAILLYIFSTNGTTQENLDKLIQNVQIESDSDMIRNWKYLDVPVISSFVAQQHKYPRRDRSKEETFQLSRWTPVIKDVMEDAIENKLDSKDWPYCSRCPPTWNGSGAVSARQKPRASYREERRSSARLIIFVIGGVTHSEMRSAYEVSEAYKSCEVVIVSSQTFTSACALPSVILATLAAFGSRKADKLVQNCSLWKEDKY, translated from the exons tttGCTCTGACAGCCTCTTCAATAAAATTAAGTCTTCATGTGCAAAATCAATAAAGAGATGCAAGGAGATCaacatttccttcttcccttaTGAGTCTCAG GTATTTACTCTCAACATCCCAGATGCATTCTACCGCTGCTACAGTCCAACTCTGGAAAAGACAAAGGATAAAGATGCTGTACTGCAAGTGATGGCTGAACAAATTGTTACCTTATGTGCCACACTAGATGAGAATCCAGGAGTACGATATAGAAG tggACTATCTGATAGAGCCAGCAAACTTGCACAGCTTGTTGAAAAAGCTCTTGAAAACTACTACAGAACAGATGAGAAAAGTCAAATAAAG GCTAAAACCCACTCCCAACTAATAATAATTGATCGTGGCTTTGACCCTGTATCAACTGTACTCCATGAGCTCACCTTCCAGGCAATGGCATATGATCTGCTACCCATTGAAAATGATACTTACAA ATACAAAACAGAAGGCTCtggtgggaaggaaaaggaggcaaTTTTGGAGGAAGATGATGACCTGTGGGTGAAGATGCGGCACAAGCATATTGCAGATGTGATAGA agaaatacCAAAACTTCTGAAAGAAGCTTCatccaaaacaaaagcagcagaaggaaag TTATCCATATCTGCTCTGTCCCAGTTGATGAAGAAGATGCCACTGTATCGTAAAGAGATTAGTAAG CAAGTTGTGCATCTTAACATAGCAGAAGATTGCATGAGCAAGTTCAAATCTAACATAGAAAGGCTCTGTAAAACTGAACAG gaCTTGGCTCTTGGAACTGATGCAGAAGGTCAAAAAGTAAAAGACTCTATGAGGGTCCTCCTTCCAGTTCTGCTTAACAAAAGTCATGACAGCCATGACAAAATCAGAGCTATTCTCCTGTATATCTTTAGCACAAATG GAACTACCCAGGAGAACTTGGACAAGCTGATCCAGAATGTACAAATAGAAAGTGATAGTGATATGATAAGAAATTGGAAATACCTTGATGTTCCTGTTATCTCTTCA TTTGTTGCTCAGCAGCATAAATATCCAAGAAGGGACCGCTCTAAAGAAGAAACCTTTCAGCTTTCTAGGTGGACTCCTGTTATCAAAGATGTTATGGAG GATGCTATAGAAAACAAATTAGATTCAAAAGACTGGCCTTATTGTTCCCGGTGTCCTCCCACTTGGAATGGTTCAGGAGCAGTGAG CGCACGCCAGAAACCTAGAGCGAGTTACAGGGAGGAGCGGAGGAGCAGCGCGAGGCTGATTATATTTGTGATTGGAGGAGTCACACACTCGGAGATGCGCAGCGCTTACGAAGTGTCTGAGGCCTACAAGTCCTGTGAAGTTGTTATTG TTTCCTCACAAACTTTTACATCTGCCTGTGCTTTACCTTCAGTGATACTTGCTACTCTCGCTGCTTTTGGAAGTAGGAAAGCTGACAAACTAGTGCAAAATTGCTCACTTTGGAAGGAAGAtaagtattaa